The proteins below are encoded in one region of Ascaphus truei isolate aAscTru1 chromosome 10, aAscTru1.hap1, whole genome shotgun sequence:
- the CRYZ gene encoding quinone oxidoreductase: MTSVMRLIRAVRVIEFGGPDVLKLHTDVPLPPPEANQVLIKVHACGINPVETYIRAGVYARKPTLPYTPGTDVSGVIEDLGKDVTSFKKGDRVFTTSTVTGGYAEYTVASVDTVYPLPDQLSFKQGAAISIPYFTAYRALIHKASAKAGEIILVHGASGGVGIAACQLARAHGLRVFGTAGTPEGLNLALANGAHKVFNHREKDYIDKIQEATGGDGVNVILEMLSNINLGKDLQLLSTGGRVIIIGCRGPIEINPRDTMAKESSITGVSLFSATKEDWRESAAALFAGMEAGWLKPRIGPEYPLEKAPQAHVDIIKGAGATGKMVFVI, from the exons ATGACGTCTGTGATGAGGTTGATCCGTGCTGTTAGAGTGATTGAGTTTGGAGGGCCTGATGTACTTAAACTCCATACAGACGTCCCACTACCTCCCCCAGAAGCAAATCAG GTTTTAATCAAAGTCCATGCTTGTGGGATAAACCCAGTTGAGACTTATATCCGAGCAGGTGTATACGCCAGAAAGCCAACTCTACCTTACACTCCTGGCACAGATGTTTCTGGAGTTATTGAAGATCTTGGGAAGGATGTGACCTCATTCAAG AAAGGTGACCGTGTGTTTACTACAAGTACAGTCACAGGTGGGTATGCAGAATACACCGTTGCTTCTGTGGATACAGTTTACCCTCTGCCGGACCAGCTGAGCTTCAAGCAAGGAGCAGCCATATCTATCCCATATTTTACTGCTTACCGAGCACTAATTCACAA AGCTTCTGCAAAAGCTGGGGAAATAATCCTAGTGCACGGTGCAAGTGGAGGA GTGGGAATAGCAGCATGCCAGCTTGCCAGAGCACACGGATTGAGAGTTTTTGGTACAGCGGGAACCCCTGAAGGCTTAAACTTGGCTTTGGCAAATGGAGCACATAAAGTCTTCAATCACAGGGAGAAGGATTATATAGATAAGATACAG GAAGCTACAGGAGGAGACGGAGTTAACGTCATATTAGAAATGCTTTCCAATATTAACCTTGGCAAGGATTTACAACTCCTGTCAACGGGTGGCAGGGTAATT ATTATAGGCTGCAGAGGTCCTATTGAGATAAACCCCAGGGACACCATGGCTAAAGAATCCAGCATAACAGGAGTTTCACTATTCAGCGCAACTAAG GAGGACTGGAGGGAAAGTGCAGCTGCGCTGTTTGCGGGAATGGAAGCTGGCTGGTTGAAACCACGGATTGGACCCGAATATCCCCTGGAAAAAGCACCACAGGCACACGTGGATATTATAAAAGGTGCAGGAGCCACTGGCAAGATGGTCTTTGTGATCTAA